From Myotis daubentonii chromosome 15, mMyoDau2.1, whole genome shotgun sequence, one genomic window encodes:
- the ZNF613 gene encoding zinc finger protein 613 codes for MIKDQESLTLEDVAVDFTWEEWQFLGPEQKDLYRDVMLETYSHLVSLGYPASKPDTLSRLERGEPWTREGGLHSGICSETKKNDGHLQRYLQKQRCLKRTVQCHEHNAFGNIIHWSKSNFPLRQNHDTFDLHGKALKSNTSLVNQNRSCEVKNPVEVNGHAKSFLHAKHEQHHTEIKFPECVNSVNTNSQSLKAQRTQKINKPHVCGECGKDFIKKSRLIDHQRVHTGEKPHGCSVCGKAFSRKSRLTEHQKTHIGERRYECTECDKAFPKKSRLLAHQKTHTGEKPYVCDECGKGFIKKSRLINHQRVHTGEKPHGCSLCDKAFSRKSRLIEHQRTHTGEKPYECTECDKTFRWKSQLNAHQKTHTGEKSFICSDCGKGFIQKGNLIVHQRTHTGEKPYRCNECGKGFIQKGNLLIHQRTHTGEKPYVCTECGKGFSQKTCLISHQRFHTGKTPFVCTECGKSCSHKSGLINHQRIHTGEKPYTCIDCGKAFRDKSCLNRHRRTHTGERPYGCSDCGKAFAHLSCLVYHKGMLHTREKCVGSVKLENPFSKSHSSAHSSDRVQEKTSVDAMTVRMPSVAGQISLHISGFLADGNMATVGPPGARGAASADNRIGTEKPYERRECGSTFSDQLCHIVCHKNHTGVNCDAIKAEDS; via the exons ATGATTAAGGACCAG GAATCGCTCACACTGGAGGATGTGGCCGTGGACTTCACCTGGGAGGAGTGGCAGTTCCTGGGCCCCGAGCAGAAGGACCTGTACAGGGACGTGATGTTGGAGACCTACAGCCACCTGGTGTCACTGG GGTATCCAGCCAGCAAGCCAGACACACTGTCCAGATTGGAACGAGGGGAACCATGGACAAGAGAAGGTGGACTCCACAGTGGGATCTGCTCGG AAACCAAGAAAAACGATGGTCACCTACAGAGATACTTGCAAAAGCAAAGATGTCTAAAGAGAACAGTACAGTGCCATGAACATAATGCATTTGGAAACATCATTCATTGGAgtaaaagtaattttcctttaagGCAAAATCATGATACATTTGACTTGCATGGGAAAGCATTGAAATCAAATACAAGTTTGGTTAACCAGAACAGAAGCTGTGAAGTAAAGAACCCAGTTGAGGTTAATGGACATGCGAAATCTTTCCTCCATGCAAAGCATGAGCAACATCATACTGAAATAAAATTTCCTGAATGTGTTAATTCTGTAAACACAAACTCCCAATCCCTTAAGGCGCAAAGGActcagaagataaataaaccccatgTATGCGGTGAATGTGGGAAAGACTTCATCAAGAAGTCTCGCCTCATAGATCACCAGAGAGTTCATACGGGAGAGAAACCTCATGGGTGCAGCGTATGTGGGAAGGCCTTCTCCAGGAAGTCCAGGCTCACTGAACATCAGAAAACTCATATAGGAGAGAGACGGTATGAGTGCACCGAATGTGACAAAGCCTTCCCCAAGAAATCACGGCTACTCGCTCATCAGaagacacacacaggagagaaaccctacgTTTGCGATGAATGTGGAAAAGGCTTCATCAAGAAGTCTCGgctcattaatcatcagagagttcacacaggagagaagccGCATGGATGCAGTCTGTGTGACAAAGCCTTCTCCAGAAAGTCCAGGCTCATCGAACATCAGAGAACTCACACGGGAGAAAAACCTTACGAATGCACAGAATGTGACAAAACCTTTCGCTGGAAATCACAGCTCAATGCCCATCAGAAaactcacacaggagagaaatCGTTTATATGCAGTGACTGTGGGaaaggcttcatccagaagggcAATCTCATTGTACATCAGCGAACTCACACGGGAGAGAAACCCTATAGATGCAACGAATGTGGCaaaggcttcatccagaagggcAATCTCCTAATACATCAACGgactcacactggagagaaaccctatgtaTGCACTGAGTGTGGAAAAGGTTTCAGCCAGAAAACTTGCCTGATATCACATCAGAGATTTCACACCGGAAAGACTCCCTTTGTGTGTACCGAATGTGGCAAATCTTGTTCACACAAGTCAGGTCTCATTAaccatcagagaattcacacaggggagaagccctatacGTGCATTGACTGCGGAAAGGCTTTTAGAGATAAGTCGTGCCTCAACAGACATCGAAGAACTCATACAGGAGAGAGACCCTACGGGTGCTCTGATTGTGGGAAAGCCTTCGCCCACCTGTCATGCCTGGTGTATCATAAGGGAATGTTGCACACCAGAGAGAAATGCGTAGGTTCCGTCAAGTTGGAAAACCCTTTTTCAAAGAGTCACAGCTCAGCTCACTCGAGTGACAGAGTACAGGAGAAAACCTCTGTTGATGCGATGACTGTTCGGATGCCTTCAGTGGCAGGTCAGATTTCATTACACATCAGTGGGTTCCTAGCGGATGGGAACATGGCCACTGTGGGACCGCCAGGTGCCAGGGGCGCAGCCTCCGCAGATAACAGAATTGGCACAGAGAAACCTTATGAACGCAGGGAATGTGGTAGTACCTTCAGTGACCAGTTATGTCATATTGTATGTCACAAAAACCACACAGGAGTAAACTGTGATGCAATCAAGGCGGAAGACTCTTGA